One genomic segment of Anaerosporomusa subterranea includes these proteins:
- the selA gene encoding L-seryl-tRNA(Sec) selenium transferase encodes MSDLNLRNIPSVDKLLNMPSLASAVLGLPRTVVLQAVRETLTMARQTLLAGGRVDISTEALLAAARRQAMQLAMPSLKRVINATGLVLHTNLGRAPLSRRAAERTQAILEGYSTLEYDVESGGRGSRYDHVADRLSRLTGAEAALVVNNNAAAVLLTLAALAAGKEVLVSRGQLVEVGGSFRIPDVMRQSGVKLVEVGTTNRTRIADYQEAITPETAAIMKVHTSNFRICGFTEQPTDAELCALAREQRIVLLDDLGSGTLLPLELGGWREPAVLERIAAGMDVVTFSGDKLLGGSQAGIIAGKQDCIAKIKKHPLLRALRVDKLTLAALEGTLLDYEIGDPKIDIPALRLLTRPVEEVKHQAEHLAHQLGAIRAKGWFAKAAPMQAQSGGGAFPAVEIASFGVRLTVEGRSINEIELALRSWTTPIICRLQENAIYLDVRCVSEEDMKIIRTACLSLAGVASE; translated from the coding sequence ATGTCTGACTTAAACCTGAGAAACATTCCCTCTGTTGATAAATTGCTAAATATGCCATCTCTGGCTTCGGCAGTTTTGGGGCTACCGCGAACTGTTGTCTTACAGGCTGTGCGGGAGACTTTGACGATGGCTCGACAAACGTTGCTGGCTGGAGGTCGGGTTGATATATCGACTGAAGCGTTGCTGGCCGCCGCCAGAAGACAGGCAATGCAGCTAGCTATGCCCAGCTTGAAGCGGGTGATTAATGCCACTGGCTTGGTCTTGCATACCAACCTTGGCCGGGCGCCGTTAAGCAGACGCGCCGCAGAACGAACTCAGGCTATACTGGAAGGGTATAGCACGTTGGAGTATGACGTAGAGTCAGGCGGCCGCGGTAGCCGCTATGATCATGTGGCAGATCGGCTATCACGGTTGACCGGGGCTGAGGCCGCGCTAGTGGTCAACAATAATGCAGCAGCCGTTTTGCTGACCCTGGCGGCTTTGGCAGCAGGCAAGGAAGTCCTAGTTAGTCGAGGCCAACTCGTTGAAGTGGGGGGATCATTCCGAATACCGGATGTGATGCGCCAAAGTGGTGTGAAGCTAGTCGAGGTCGGTACAACCAATCGAACCCGGATTGCTGATTATCAGGAGGCAATCACGCCGGAAACTGCCGCCATCATGAAAGTCCATACCAGTAACTTTCGGATATGTGGCTTTACTGAGCAACCAACAGATGCGGAGCTCTGCGCACTAGCCAGAGAGCAGAGAATTGTGCTGCTGGATGATTTAGGCAGTGGAACATTGTTGCCCCTCGAGTTGGGCGGCTGGCGTGAGCCTGCTGTTTTGGAACGGATCGCGGCAGGCATGGATGTGGTAACATTTAGCGGTGATAAGTTATTGGGTGGCAGCCAGGCTGGCATCATCGCCGGCAAACAAGATTGTATCGCCAAAATCAAGAAGCACCCACTTTTACGAGCGTTGCGCGTGGATAAGCTGACTTTGGCCGCTCTGGAAGGCACTCTTTTGGATTACGAGATTGGTGATCCGAAAATCGATATTCCGGCGTTGCGGTTATTGACGCGGCCGGTTGAAGAGGTTAAGCACCAAGCTGAGCATCTGGCACATCAACTGGGGGCGATACGCGCCAAGGGTTGGTTTGCCAAAGCAGCGCCGATGCAGGCGCAATCAGGCGGCGGTGCGTTTCCGGCGGTGGAGATAGCTAGTTTCGGGGTGCGACTGACGGTCGAGGGACGCAGCATCAACGAAATCGAGTTAGCATTGCGAAGCTGGACCACGCCGATCATTTGCCGTTTGCAAGAAAATGCGATATATCTGGATGTTCGTTGTGTCAGTGAAGAAGATATGAAAATCATTCGAACTGCCTGCTTATCGCTCGCGGGGGTGGCAAGCGAGTGA
- the selB gene encoding selenocysteine-specific translation elongation factor: protein MKHVIIGTAGHVDHGKTALVKALTGQDTDRLKEEKERGISIDIGFAHLPLTNQLDASIVDVPGHERFLKNMLAGAGGIDLALLVVAADEGVMPQTIEHLAMLNQYEVKTGIVAVTKIDKTDSQWLELIIEEIGRLTKDTFLATAPVFPVSSLTGQGMHELRHGLVNAADSVTGRDGNAPFRLWIDRVFLVKGHGVVVTGSILSGSVVTGQVLRLEPLGAAVKVRGLECHGKTTSQSFAGQRAAINLSGVDGSQVERGMLLSCPERSQVSKLWDVTADWSSEVKSGTRIRLHIGTGEWIGRVRRPRLLPTGMVRLSLERTLPGGAGERGIVRLYSPQVLIGGITLLATAPVHRSPGSLENLVIAMKRGDRAAFLATMVTGSPKPLSLAEIRRAAGYLDDQSCLLLLESLEQQEKILRLGDSYLSSIKAAQLCEQLQLRLKQAHAAAPAAAGLVREEARQSVGLEEKWFDHLLLLWEQKRLLATNGAVVALPEHRVAHGVWLEDVKNRVEQALGTTNLIAIDGEVLARELAIKPSDAKPIYDCLLQAGDLVRLGEIFVYRKTLQYNVSRIQAYLQDSVTATVAELRDLLQTTRKLLIPLLEYSDMHKYTLRNGDVRRVGSRKP, encoded by the coding sequence GTGAAACATGTCATTATTGGCACCGCCGGTCATGTTGATCATGGCAAGACAGCTCTTGTCAAAGCTCTAACTGGACAAGACACAGATCGGTTAAAAGAAGAAAAAGAGCGAGGAATTTCCATAGATATTGGTTTTGCTCATTTACCGCTGACAAATCAGCTTGATGCGTCAATTGTTGATGTGCCAGGGCATGAACGCTTCCTAAAGAACATGCTGGCTGGCGCTGGCGGTATTGACCTAGCGTTGCTGGTGGTCGCCGCAGATGAGGGCGTCATGCCGCAAACGATCGAGCATTTGGCCATGTTAAACCAATATGAAGTTAAGACAGGCATTGTTGCTGTCACAAAAATCGACAAAACGGATAGCCAATGGCTTGAGTTGATAATTGAGGAAATCGGCCGATTAACGAAAGACACTTTTCTGGCTACCGCGCCGGTGTTTCCTGTTTCTTCGCTGACTGGTCAGGGTATGCATGAACTGCGGCACGGTCTGGTAAACGCCGCGGACTCAGTGACAGGCAGAGATGGAAATGCGCCGTTTCGGCTTTGGATTGACCGCGTATTTTTAGTAAAGGGTCATGGTGTTGTCGTTACCGGCTCCATTCTCAGTGGTTCGGTTGTCACAGGACAGGTGCTGCGACTAGAGCCGTTAGGCGCGGCGGTCAAAGTACGAGGGCTAGAATGTCACGGAAAAACAACCAGCCAGTCCTTTGCCGGTCAACGAGCCGCGATCAATCTATCAGGCGTTGACGGCAGCCAGGTCGAACGTGGCATGCTGCTTAGCTGCCCGGAGCGGTCTCAGGTCAGCAAGCTGTGGGATGTCACAGCAGACTGGAGCAGTGAAGTCAAAAGTGGAACCCGGATTAGGTTGCATATCGGTACTGGAGAATGGATCGGGCGCGTACGTCGCCCACGGCTGCTGCCAACTGGCATGGTCCGTCTCAGCCTGGAACGGACACTACCAGGAGGAGCTGGTGAACGCGGAATTGTAAGGTTGTATTCGCCACAGGTGTTGATTGGTGGCATAACCCTATTAGCAACGGCGCCAGTGCATCGCTCGCCAGGCTCTTTGGAAAATCTAGTTATCGCCATGAAGCGGGGGGACAGGGCAGCATTTTTAGCAACAATGGTGACAGGGTCGCCAAAGCCGCTGTCACTGGCAGAAATACGACGAGCTGCTGGTTATCTTGATGATCAAAGCTGTTTATTGCTTTTGGAGAGTTTGGAACAGCAAGAAAAAATCCTGCGACTAGGTGACAGTTATCTGTCCTCGATCAAAGCTGCTCAGCTCTGTGAGCAACTACAACTGCGACTGAAACAGGCGCACGCGGCCGCTCCGGCAGCAGCGGGATTAGTGAGGGAGGAAGCCAGACAATCTGTAGGGCTTGAGGAAAAGTGGTTTGATCATTTACTGCTGTTATGGGAACAGAAGCGGCTTCTAGCCACAAACGGGGCAGTGGTAGCTCTGCCCGAGCATAGGGTTGCGCATGGCGTATGGCTGGAGGACGTTAAAAACAGAGTAGAGCAGGCGTTGGGAACAACTAACCTAATTGCCATCGATGGCGAAGTTTTGGCTCGGGAGTTGGCGATTAAGCCGTCTGATGCTAAGCCGATTTATGACTGCCTGTTACAGGCTGGAGATTTAGTCCGATTGGGCGAGATTTTTGTATACCGTAAAACATTGCAATACAATGTTTCGCGTATTCAAGCATATTTGCAGGATTCAGTGACGGCTACAGTGGCAGAATTGCGAGATTTACTGCAGACAACGCGCAAGTTGCTCATCCCGCTATTAGAGTACAGTGATATGCATAAATATACATTGAGAAATGGTGATGTCCGCCGAGTTGGCTCGAGAAAACCTTGA
- a CDS encoding glutamate synthase → MCRIGAIKSKNPLHPSQALHLMLPQQEGHDNSGFAMVMQDLEGEFADFKAKPLLSLACKQDGLKLVQDYMDANNFAPIKEYIPKPNRIAGLDIQALPYYVFRAYEYPEYYRHRSQAEKEELLVDTRLALRQILEEAGEGYVFSFWPDVLTLKEIGDPADIATYFRLWEDNGDLMARNIVVQCRQNTNYEVVRYAAHPFFLQGYTLCANGENTFYTKNKEYQKSLHRGYIGFESDSQNFLYTLHYVHRQLNWPLVYYKHVITPLPFDEIERRPDRQVLGAIRQSLGHLEINGPNTIIAMLPDGSMMTCCDSKKLRPVVIGGDSTTIAISSEVCGLHAILPGRDPEKDIYPNEREVVLIKPDMEVERWKQ, encoded by the coding sequence ATGTGTAGGATTGGAGCAATCAAGTCAAAGAACCCTCTTCATCCTTCCCAGGCACTACATTTGATGCTGCCACAGCAGGAGGGGCATGATAACTCAGGTTTTGCCATGGTGATGCAAGACCTTGAAGGTGAGTTTGCTGACTTTAAGGCTAAGCCGTTATTATCGCTGGCTTGTAAGCAGGATGGACTAAAGCTGGTGCAAGACTATATGGATGCCAATAACTTTGCGCCAATCAAGGAGTATATCCCCAAACCGAACCGCATCGCCGGACTTGATATTCAAGCCCTGCCCTATTATGTCTTTAGAGCCTACGAATACCCCGAATACTATCGCCACCGTTCGCAAGCTGAAAAGGAAGAGTTGCTGGTTGATACCAGGCTAGCGCTGCGACAGATACTGGAGGAAGCAGGGGAAGGCTATGTATTCTCGTTTTGGCCTGATGTTCTGACTCTCAAAGAGATCGGTGACCCGGCTGATATCGCCACCTATTTTCGCTTGTGGGAAGACAACGGCGATCTAATGGCTCGCAACATCGTAGTGCAATGCCGCCAGAATACCAACTATGAAGTTGTCCGCTATGCCGCCCATCCGTTTTTCCTGCAAGGTTACACTCTATGCGCCAATGGTGAGAACACCTTTTACACTAAGAATAAGGAATACCAAAAGTCGCTGCACCGTGGTTATATTGGCTTTGAATCAGATTCGCAAAATTTCTTATATACACTTCACTATGTGCATCGACAGTTAAACTGGCCACTAGTGTATTACAAACATGTGATTACGCCGCTACCCTTTGATGAAATCGAGCGCCGCCCGGATCGGCAAGTGTTAGGAGCTATCCGGCAATCGCTTGGTCACTTGGAGATCAATGGTCCAAATACGATCATTGCCATGTTACCAGATGGCAGTATGATGACCTGTTGCGACTCTAAGAAGCTGCGTCCGGTCGTTATTGGCGGTGATAGCACCACTATTGCCATTTCCTCTGAAGTTTGTGGACTGCATGCGATTCTCCCTGGCCGAGATCCGGAAAAAGATATTTACCCGAACGAAAGGGAAGTTGTCCTGATTAAACCTGACATGGAGGTAGAGCGATGGAAACAGTAA
- a CDS encoding glutamate synthase-related protein → METVKTQDISANDLPWKVEWSSDRCTMCGSCVAACTFQAIEAVVERRSITVSTGTVPDPSRRHLAAPAIKQKRSIAHACVGCGMCEKVCPNQAIRTERNADSRANLLARSGGAPLKRGGRANLGTADRVLDKIVVGRISQMTDPALDSERHTFDVLAPFGRVLPPSQLPFSINGESLEMNGKMPPVNWIYPVIFSDMSIGALSTRAWEAVAMATAYLNEKYGMPIRMSSGEGGMPVKLMESDYLKYSIIQIASGHFGWNRIIKAMPKMKVEPGGILIKIGQGAKPGDGGLLPAAKVAEHVQAIRGVPKADLMSPPNHQGLYSIEESVQKMHMSLNAAFKFRVPVAIKCAASATSVSVYNNLLRDPYYICGGFFLDGIQGGTGAANEVSLDHTGHPIVSKLRECYQAAVKQGRQGQIPLWAGGGVGMTGNAAADVFKMICLGANGVFMGKLLAQLLGCVGNERGRCNACNTGLCPTGICTQDPRLVKRLDIDKGAQNIVDYMLAFDSELRKLMAPVGNSSLPVGRSDALVTTDKAVADKLAIQYAC, encoded by the coding sequence ATGGAAACAGTAAAGACGCAAGACATCTCCGCCAACGACCTGCCCTGGAAAGTGGAGTGGTCATCGGATCGCTGCACGATGTGCGGCAGCTGTGTTGCGGCTTGCACGTTTCAAGCAATTGAGGCTGTTGTCGAGAGACGTTCTATTACCGTGTCCACCGGCACTGTTCCTGATCCCAGTCGCCGTCATTTAGCGGCGCCGGCGATCAAGCAGAAACGCTCTATCGCTCATGCCTGTGTCGGCTGTGGCATGTGCGAGAAGGTATGCCCCAATCAGGCGATCCGCACAGAGAGAAATGCGGATTCGCGGGCCAATCTGTTAGCGCGTTCTGGCGGCGCGCCGCTAAAACGCGGTGGACGGGCAAATCTGGGGACAGCAGACCGGGTGTTAGATAAAATTGTGGTCGGACGTATATCGCAGATGACCGACCCTGCACTTGACTCGGAGCGCCACACCTTTGACGTGCTTGCGCCGTTCGGGCGGGTGCTGCCACCCAGCCAACTGCCATTCTCGATAAACGGCGAATCACTAGAAATGAACGGTAAGATGCCGCCAGTTAATTGGATATATCCGGTAATTTTTAGTGATATGTCAATTGGTGCCTTATCGACGCGTGCCTGGGAGGCAGTCGCCATGGCTACCGCCTATCTGAACGAAAAGTACGGCATGCCAATCCGGATGAGCTCAGGCGAGGGCGGTATGCCGGTTAAGTTAATGGAGTCTGATTACCTAAAATACTCTATTATTCAAATTGCCTCCGGGCATTTTGGTTGGAACCGGATTATCAAAGCAATGCCAAAGATGAAAGTCGAGCCAGGCGGCATTCTCATTAAGATTGGTCAGGGGGCTAAGCCGGGTGACGGTGGCCTGTTGCCAGCCGCCAAAGTGGCTGAACACGTTCAGGCTATCCGCGGTGTACCCAAGGCAGACCTGATGTCACCGCCTAATCATCAAGGTTTGTACTCGATTGAAGAGTCGGTGCAGAAAATGCACATGTCCTTAAACGCTGCCTTTAAATTTCGCGTGCCGGTGGCGATCAAATGCGCCGCTTCGGCCACGTCGGTGTCGGTATACAACAACCTGTTGCGTGATCCGTACTATATTTGCGGTGGCTTTTTCCTCGACGGTATCCAAGGTGGTACCGGAGCAGCTAATGAAGTTTCACTTGATCATACTGGGCATCCGATTGTCTCGAAACTGCGTGAATGCTATCAAGCGGCAGTCAAGCAGGGGCGGCAAGGCCAAATCCCGTTATGGGCAGGCGGCGGCGTTGGCATGACTGGCAATGCCGCGGCTGACGTCTTCAAAATGATTTGCCTGGGCGCCAACGGCGTGTTTATGGGCAAACTGCTGGCTCAGCTGCTGGGCTGTGTCGGCAATGAGCGAGGGCGTTGCAATGCTTGTAACACCGGTCTTTGTCCGACAGGGATCTGTACGCAAGATCCGCGTTTGGTCAAACGGCTGGATATTGATAAAGGCGCGCAAAACATTGTCGACTATATGTTGGCGTTTGATAGTGAGTTAAGAAAGTTAATGGCCCCGGTTGGCAACAGCTCGCTGCCGGTAGGACGTTCTGACGCGCTGGTCACGACTGACAAAGCTGTGGCCGATAAGCTTGCGATCCAGTACGCGTGTTAA
- a CDS encoding FAD-dependent oxidoreductase produces MFSIYATEGNKRMSTQDLLEAINAALAAGETDFFIEASGQHDIGGPLWHPEGKTIKFRVVNPGQRVGSMCLPGTEILVEGPASADVGWLNAGGTITVKGDGGDTTAHCAASGKIYVGGRAGTRSGSMMKHDPLYDPPEFWVLKSCGSFSFEFMSGGIAVICGYGSSSDESVLGDRSCVGMVGGVLYVRGPVTGVSKKDVKIQSLAAPDIAYLQSGMNNFLSYIDRPELATELTDWSEWKKIVPLSYDERPKKANTDIRSFRTQQWVQGGIFGDVCVDDYQVVGLVANGLYRQRVPVWENSRYSAPCEFNCPASIPTQTRFNLLREGKIDEAYKLVLDYTPFPGSVCGSVCPNPCMDDCTRQSLDLSAQIGQLGLYSQEVSPPKPELETGRSVAVIGGGAAGLSVAWQLARKGHQVTVYEQDQRMGGKMEQVIPRSRLLPEILARELKRIEAMGVKFRTGVRVDQALFATLRDANDAVVVATGAHIPRVFPWPGNERVVKGLDFLKAVNRGERPPVGKKVVVIGCGNSGMDAAVGAYQMGAEQVTCIDVQKPAAFAKEIEHVETLGGVLLWPVMTKEITAEGLVATDGRVYPADTVIITVGETPDLGFLPAEIPLERGCLQPAGDYGIAAGVFTAGDTIRPGRLVDAIGMANQAAESIHAWLTSGEYAPPKKTIIPAGRLHTAYFAKCGACELPAAEQDHQRCISCGTCRDCHMCEKSCPEKAISRTTADGSYQYASDAQRCIGCGICAGVCPCGVWTMNANSEPILMYKTTVAS; encoded by the coding sequence ATGTTTAGCATTTATGCAACTGAAGGCAATAAACGGATGTCCACCCAAGACCTCCTCGAGGCGATTAACGCGGCGCTGGCGGCGGGTGAGACAGACTTTTTCATTGAAGCGTCCGGTCAGCACGACATTGGCGGACCATTATGGCATCCTGAAGGGAAGACGATCAAGTTTCGCGTTGTCAATCCTGGTCAGCGGGTTGGCTCCATGTGTCTACCGGGAACAGAGATCCTTGTCGAGGGTCCGGCTTCGGCTGATGTCGGCTGGTTAAACGCCGGCGGAACCATCACCGTTAAAGGCGATGGCGGCGACACGACTGCCCATTGCGCAGCATCAGGTAAAATCTATGTTGGCGGCAGAGCCGGGACGCGTTCAGGATCGATGATGAAGCATGATCCGCTATATGATCCGCCTGAATTTTGGGTACTGAAAAGCTGTGGCAGCTTCTCGTTTGAATTCATGTCTGGCGGTATTGCCGTTATCTGCGGGTATGGCTCCAGTTCTGACGAGTCCGTATTGGGTGACCGCTCCTGTGTCGGCATGGTAGGGGGAGTCCTGTACGTGCGGGGTCCTGTCACTGGTGTTTCTAAAAAAGATGTGAAAATACAGTCCTTGGCGGCGCCCGATATCGCCTATCTGCAGAGTGGGATGAATAACTTTTTATCCTATATTGATCGCCCGGAGTTGGCTACTGAGTTGACTGACTGGTCTGAGTGGAAAAAAATTGTTCCTCTCAGTTATGACGAACGGCCCAAAAAAGCCAATACTGATATTCGATCTTTCCGTACGCAACAATGGGTTCAAGGCGGCATCTTCGGTGATGTCTGTGTTGACGACTATCAAGTGGTTGGCCTGGTGGCAAACGGACTATACCGACAACGGGTTCCCGTCTGGGAAAACAGTCGCTATAGTGCCCCGTGTGAGTTCAACTGCCCGGCGTCAATTCCGACGCAAACCAGATTCAATTTACTGCGTGAAGGCAAGATCGATGAAGCCTATAAGCTGGTGCTTGACTATACGCCATTCCCAGGATCGGTGTGTGGCTCAGTCTGCCCGAATCCCTGTATGGATGACTGCACTCGACAGAGCCTTGATTTGTCAGCTCAGATTGGTCAATTAGGCTTGTACTCCCAGGAGGTCAGCCCGCCGAAGCCTGAGTTGGAAACCGGACGCAGTGTGGCTGTCATCGGCGGTGGGGCGGCAGGTCTGAGTGTAGCCTGGCAACTGGCGCGCAAAGGTCATCAAGTGACAGTCTATGAACAAGATCAACGCATGGGCGGAAAAATGGAACAGGTTATTCCTCGCAGCCGCCTATTGCCAGAAATTTTAGCACGCGAGCTGAAACGAATTGAAGCGATGGGCGTCAAATTCCGCACCGGCGTGCGGGTTGATCAGGCACTGTTTGCTACACTTAGGGATGCAAACGATGCTGTTGTAGTAGCGACCGGCGCGCACATTCCGCGTGTCTTCCCTTGGCCGGGGAATGAACGGGTTGTTAAAGGGCTCGATTTCTTAAAAGCGGTTAATCGCGGTGAGCGGCCACCCGTTGGCAAGAAAGTAGTCGTCATCGGCTGTGGTAATTCTGGTATGGACGCCGCTGTCGGCGCCTACCAAATGGGGGCTGAACAGGTTACCTGCATTGATGTGCAGAAACCGGCAGCCTTTGCTAAGGAAATCGAGCATGTGGAGACACTTGGCGGTGTGCTGTTGTGGCCAGTCATGACTAAGGAGATTACCGCCGAAGGGCTGGTTGCGACTGATGGTCGCGTCTATCCGGCTGATACGGTCATCATTACAGTTGGCGAAACGCCTGATTTAGGCTTCTTGCCCGCGGAGATTCCTCTGGAGCGGGGCTGTTTGCAACCTGCAGGTGATTATGGCATTGCCGCCGGAGTGTTTACAGCCGGGGATACCATTCGCCCTGGGCGGTTAGTCGACGCTATCGGTATGGCAAACCAGGCTGCAGAGTCAATTCACGCTTGGCTGACGAGCGGCGAATATGCGCCACCCAAGAAAACCATCATACCGGCTGGACGATTGCATACTGCATATTTTGCCAAGTGCGGCGCTTGTGAGCTGCCAGCCGCTGAGCAAGACCATCAACGCTGCATTAGCTGCGGTACTTGCCGCGACTGCCATATGTGCGAAAAGTCCTGCCCGGAGAAAGCCATTAGCCGCACTACCGCTGATGGATCCTACCAATATGCATCAGACGCCCAGCGCTGCATCGGCTGTGGCATCTGCGCTGGTGTTTGCCCCTGCGGTGTCTGGACGATGAACGCGAACTCCGAGCCGATCTTGATGTATAAAACCACTGTCGCCAGCTAA
- a CDS encoding ABC transporter substrate-binding protein, whose translation MSKRWVTIFSVLTSVILLAAVLSGCGGAAKPEAKDIKIGGNLELTGGIATFGQSTANGIKLAIKEINAAGGVLGKQLTFIVADNKSEPSESTNAITKLITQDKVVTVLGAVASSNTLAASQVAHDNKVPFISTTSTNPKVTVDGGKVRDYAFRACFIDPFQGTVMANFASKSLKAKTAAVYIDNSSDYSKGLAQFFEESFIKNGGKIVAKEAFLQKDQDFKATLTKLKASNPEVIFIPGYYEEVGKIVKQARELGITQPLLGGDGWDSPKLVEIAGAASLENGYFSNHYSPEDKDPRVVKFVESYKKEYGQVPDAMAALGYDAALMAADAIKRANSTEPGKIKDALAQTKDLQVVTGLINLDSNHNPIKSAVVIEMKEGKQVFKEKINP comes from the coding sequence ATGTCCAAGAGATGGGTGACTATTTTCAGCGTGTTGACAAGTGTAATTCTGCTGGCCGCCGTATTATCAGGCTGTGGCGGAGCTGCTAAGCCGGAAGCGAAAGACATTAAGATTGGTGGAAACTTGGAATTGACTGGCGGTATCGCTACATTTGGTCAGTCCACTGCTAATGGCATCAAACTTGCTATTAAGGAAATTAATGCTGCCGGCGGCGTCCTGGGAAAACAATTGACCTTTATCGTAGCTGACAATAAATCAGAACCATCAGAATCGACCAACGCAATAACGAAACTGATTACCCAAGATAAAGTGGTAACAGTCCTTGGTGCGGTTGCGAGCTCCAACACCTTGGCTGCTTCACAGGTAGCACACGACAATAAGGTTCCGTTCATTAGCACGACGTCCACCAACCCCAAAGTAACAGTCGATGGCGGCAAAGTAAGAGATTACGCATTTCGGGCTTGCTTTATTGACCCCTTTCAGGGTACGGTAATGGCCAACTTTGCCAGCAAGTCATTGAAAGCTAAAACGGCTGCGGTATATATTGACAATAGCTCTGACTATTCAAAGGGTCTGGCCCAATTCTTTGAGGAATCCTTCATAAAGAATGGCGGTAAGATTGTTGCCAAAGAAGCATTTTTGCAAAAAGATCAGGATTTCAAAGCGACTCTGACGAAGCTTAAAGCATCCAATCCAGAGGTCATCTTCATTCCCGGTTATTACGAAGAAGTTGGGAAAATCGTCAAGCAAGCCCGTGAGTTAGGTATCACGCAGCCTCTGCTCGGCGGCGATGGCTGGGATTCGCCGAAGCTGGTTGAAATTGCTGGCGCCGCTTCTCTTGAAAACGGGTATTTTAGCAACCACTACTCACCGGAAGATAAGGATCCGCGCGTTGTAAAATTCGTTGAATCGTATAAAAAAGAATACGGACAAGTTCCTGATGCAATGGCGGCTCTTGGTTATGACGCAGCGCTTATGGCTGCCGACGCCATTAAACGCGCCAACAGTACTGAACCTGGCAAAATCAAGGACGCTTTAGCACAGACCAAGGATCTGCAGGTTGTAACAGGTCTGATCAATCTTGATTCAAACCACAACCCTATTAAGAGCGCGGTAGTTATTGAAATGAAAGAAGGTAAGCAGGTATTTAAAGAAAAAATTAATCCATAG
- a CDS encoding branched-chain amino acid ABC transporter permease: MEVNSFLQQLGQQLINGISLGSIYALIALGYTMVYGIIRLINFAHGDIYMLGAYIAYFTTTVFKLSFLPALLLAMAGSALVGVLIERAAYRPLRNAPKIAVLITAIGVSLLLEYGGMLLVTPQPRTFPTLFTTMTFKFGGIIVNSQQIVILVVSLLLMVVLTYVVHHTKIGKAMRAVSYDTDAARLMGINVDRVISFTFAIGSGLAAAAGVLVGVYYNSIDPLMGVMPGLKAFVAAVLGGIGVIPGAMAGGVILGVIEALVSGFISSTFRDAAAFGILIIILLFKPSGLMGKNVREKV; the protein is encoded by the coding sequence GTGGAAGTAAACTCATTTCTCCAACAGTTGGGACAACAGTTGATCAACGGGATTTCCCTTGGCAGCATTTATGCGCTCATCGCGCTGGGCTACACCATGGTTTACGGCATTATTCGGCTCATAAACTTTGCCCATGGCGATATTTACATGTTGGGTGCCTATATTGCCTATTTTACGACAACAGTGTTTAAGCTGTCCTTCCTGCCGGCGCTGCTGCTGGCCATGGCTGGTTCAGCACTAGTCGGCGTACTGATCGAGCGGGCCGCATATCGACCGCTTCGCAACGCACCTAAAATCGCGGTCCTGATCACCGCGATCGGCGTATCGCTACTATTGGAATATGGCGGAATGCTGCTGGTTACGCCGCAGCCTCGGACGTTTCCGACACTGTTCACCACGATGACATTCAAATTTGGCGGCATCATTGTCAATAGTCAACAGATCGTCATTCTGGTTGTATCGCTCTTATTAATGGTTGTATTAACCTATGTTGTGCATCATACTAAGATCGGCAAAGCGATGCGAGCTGTATCCTATGATACAGACGCGGCGCGGTTGATGGGAATTAATGTGGACAGAGTCATCTCGTTCACGTTTGCGATTGGTTCTGGACTGGCTGCTGCTGCCGGTGTTCTGGTTGGCGTATACTACAACTCGATTGACCCACTGATGGGGGTTATGCCTGGTCTGAAAGCATTCGTCGCGGCAGTGCTGGGTGGCATCGGCGTCATTCCTGGGGCTATGGCGGGCGGTGTTATCTTGGGCGTTATCGAAGCGCTGGTGTCTGGTTTCATTTCCTCGACTTTCCGCGATGCGGCAGCTTTTGGTATCTTGATCATTATTCTGCTGTTTAAGCCCTCTGGCTTGATGGGCAAGAACGTGCGCGAGAAAGTGTAG